A part of Aurantimicrobium sp. MWH-Uga1 genomic DNA contains:
- a CDS encoding acyl-CoA desaturase: MTLSSILGPIRSTKTRNPNSQPVTNSYASLMKAVTAAGLMERSRTFYMLLAAGLTLAMAGLITGFVLIGQSWFQLLIAAGLGILLTQIAFITHEASHRQVFKSGKANDWTGRILASGVVGISYAWWMNKHTKHHINPNTVGKDPDIEWDTISFQETDAAKQKGLLKWITQRQGYLFFPLLTLEGINLHVRSIGTLFSKGRLEGRAIELSLIALRLTAYVAVVFWFLPLGMAFAFLGVQLAVFGVYMGASFAPNHKGMPQIPKENKVDFMTKQVMTSRNIKGFGATAFMGGLNYQIEHHLFPSMARPHLKKARMIVREHCAREGVPYAETSLMRSYAIVVAYLNEVGLAARDPFDCPEASRFRRR, encoded by the coding sequence ATGACACTTAGTTCTATCCTCGGACCTATTCGTTCAACGAAAACCCGTAATCCCAACTCCCAGCCGGTAACCAACAGTTACGCCTCACTGATGAAGGCAGTCACTGCCGCAGGGCTCATGGAGCGTTCGAGGACGTTCTATATGTTGCTTGCTGCTGGGCTCACTTTGGCCATGGCTGGACTCATCACGGGGTTCGTGTTGATAGGGCAATCGTGGTTCCAACTTCTCATTGCAGCAGGGCTGGGTATCTTGCTGACACAAATAGCTTTCATCACCCATGAAGCGTCACACCGTCAGGTTTTCAAATCAGGTAAAGCCAATGACTGGACCGGGCGCATATTGGCTTCTGGTGTGGTGGGAATTTCCTATGCCTGGTGGATGAATAAACACACCAAACACCACATCAACCCCAACACGGTGGGTAAAGACCCGGATATTGAGTGGGACACAATCTCGTTTCAGGAAACAGATGCAGCCAAGCAGAAGGGCCTGTTGAAGTGGATTACACAGCGCCAGGGATACTTATTCTTTCCCCTGCTCACGCTTGAAGGCATCAACTTGCATGTGCGCTCTATCGGCACTTTATTTAGCAAAGGGCGCCTCGAAGGTCGCGCTATCGAACTCTCCTTGATTGCCCTGCGACTTACCGCGTATGTGGCCGTCGTGTTCTGGTTTCTTCCTCTGGGGATGGCATTTGCTTTCCTCGGTGTTCAACTCGCGGTTTTTGGCGTCTACATGGGAGCATCGTTTGCCCCTAACCACAAGGGAATGCCCCAGATTCCAAAAGAAAACAAGGTTGACTTCATGACCAAACAGGTCATGACCTCGCGCAACATTAAAGGTTTCGGTGCGACTGCCTTCATGGGTGGCCTGAACTACCAAATTGAACACCACCTTTTCCCCAGCATGGCCCGACCTCACTTGAAAAAAGCACGCATGATCGTACGTGAGCACTGCGCTCGCGAGGGAGTTCCCTACGCTGAAACTTCGCTTATGCGTTCATACGCAATTGTGGTGGCCTACCTCAACGAGGTTGGATTGGCTGCCCGAGATCCATTCGACTGCCCCGAAGCAAGCCGGTTTAGACGCAGATAA
- a CDS encoding excalibur calcium-binding domain-containing protein has product MHTNKRIWLVIGLVCLFVLVVGSIASSVNAVRSMQTAVTVDSLEQALEASPSPIGIAVPTETPTAPATVSPDLTQSSSSSTSVFVAMLAELPQDDSPSSHTGYDRDYFNAWIDADGDGCNTRAEVLMMESQTTVSTRGRCTVTTGSWVSVYDGALLTEAGSLDIDHFVPLNEAWLSGAYAWDSATRVQFGNDLGYGPSLVAVTASSNRSKSDQDPARWMPPARGYFCDYAATWVAVKWRWSLSVDSLERMALQSVLSGCTSVSVEIPQKATVTAGAAPQPVAPISDGALDPNYGTCSLAQAYGAGPYVQGIDPEYEWYRDRDKDGVVCE; this is encoded by the coding sequence GTGCACACGAACAAACGTATCTGGCTTGTCATTGGCCTCGTTTGCTTATTTGTGTTAGTCGTGGGCTCCATTGCAAGTTCGGTAAATGCCGTACGTTCAATGCAAACTGCAGTCACTGTGGATTCTCTGGAGCAAGCCTTAGAGGCCAGTCCCTCTCCCATCGGTATTGCCGTCCCCACAGAAACTCCCACAGCGCCAGCAACCGTCTCCCCCGATCTGACTCAGTCGTCCTCGTCATCCACCTCTGTTTTTGTCGCGATGCTTGCTGAACTTCCCCAAGACGATTCACCGAGTTCTCACACCGGATATGACCGCGACTATTTCAATGCCTGGATTGATGCTGATGGGGATGGCTGTAATACCCGTGCTGAAGTGTTAATGATGGAGTCACAAACTACTGTCTCCACCCGCGGGCGTTGTACCGTCACCACTGGTTCGTGGGTCTCGGTCTATGACGGTGCTCTGTTGACCGAAGCAGGCAGTCTCGACATTGACCACTTCGTGCCTTTGAATGAGGCATGGCTCTCTGGCGCCTATGCCTGGGATAGTGCCACTCGGGTCCAGTTTGGTAATGACCTTGGCTACGGCCCTTCACTGGTGGCAGTGACGGCAAGTTCCAACAGATCGAAAAGTGATCAAGATCCGGCGAGGTGGATGCCGCCAGCACGAGGATACTTTTGTGATTATGCCGCCACCTGGGTTGCGGTGAAGTGGCGTTGGAGCTTGAGCGTGGACTCCCTAGAACGTATGGCGTTGCAATCTGTTCTGAGCGGGTGTACCTCGGTCTCCGTTGAGATTCCTCAGAAAGCCACCGTTACGGCAGGCGCTGCCCCGCAACCGGTTGCTCCAATCTCAGACGGCGCGCTTGACCCGAACTATGGCACGTGCTCACTTGCGCAAGCATACGGCGCGGGCCCCTATGTGCAGGGTATTGATCCCGAATATGAGTGGTACCGCGATAGGGACAAAGACGGCGTGGTCTGCGAGTAA
- a CDS encoding cation-translocating P-type ATPase codes for MAEKTTSTVVLGIEGMTCSSCVSRVEKSLGELPGVHAAVNLATNSAKVEYPEGVSAEDLVKQVSKIGYTATLPASDQHSHSHHEDDSKPGKISLLERLVIAIVLSVPVIVLAMVPAWQFSYWQWISLLLTTPVVFFCGWPFHRSTFLNLRHGILTMDTLITMGTFAAYFWSVYALFFGAAGMVGMHHTLELFAWQVDPTHNIYFEAAAGVTTFLLLGRFLEERSQRSASAALRALSELKATEATILVDGVEKRIPAEQLAVGDIFIVKPGEIIATDGEVVNGQAAVDESSLTGESLPVDKSPETAVTGSTIVLDGRLTVRATQVGHNTRMAQLATLVEDAQLHKAAVQKLADRISAVFVPIVIGLAALTILGWWIAGAPVTVGFTAAIAVLVIACPCALGLATPVALLVGTGRAAQMGIIISGPDAIESSARIKTVVLDKTGTVTTGQMSVTSIETTGSSQEVLSIIAALETYSEHPIAHAIVAAAEGLKLPEVSGFSSVAGQGVTGVIEGVTVFVGTQDWMAENQLVLSESQSVQLKTAQHTGATTVLAGWDGTVQAIVAVADTIKDDSAAAITRINQMGLETILLTGDHEDAAHHIAAQVGISRVIAGATPESKLQVIADFQQRGGAVAMIGDGVNDAAALAQSDLGIAMGTGTDVAIAASDITLIRGTLTAAADALSLSRKTLRIIYGNLFWAFAYNVAAIPLAMLGFLNPMLAGAAMAFSSLFVVLNSLRLRRFAR; via the coding sequence ATGGCTGAGAAGACCACCTCCACCGTTGTTCTGGGTATCGAAGGAATGACCTGTTCCAGCTGTGTTTCTCGTGTTGAAAAAAGCCTGGGTGAACTTCCTGGTGTTCACGCCGCCGTTAATTTGGCGACAAACAGCGCCAAAGTGGAATATCCGGAAGGTGTAAGCGCGGAAGATTTAGTCAAGCAGGTTAGCAAAATTGGCTACACGGCAACCCTTCCTGCTTCAGATCAGCACAGTCACAGTCATCACGAAGATGACAGTAAGCCGGGAAAGATTTCACTTCTGGAAAGACTGGTCATCGCCATCGTTCTGTCGGTTCCCGTCATTGTGTTGGCAATGGTTCCCGCATGGCAATTTAGTTACTGGCAATGGATTTCTCTGTTACTGACCACCCCTGTGGTTTTTTTCTGCGGCTGGCCATTCCACCGTTCAACTTTTTTGAACTTGCGTCATGGCATTCTTACGATGGATACCCTCATCACGATGGGAACCTTCGCCGCCTACTTCTGGTCGGTTTATGCGCTCTTTTTTGGTGCGGCGGGCATGGTAGGGATGCATCACACCCTGGAGCTCTTTGCCTGGCAGGTGGACCCCACACACAACATCTACTTTGAAGCGGCAGCTGGCGTCACTACGTTCTTGCTTTTGGGGCGCTTCTTAGAAGAGCGCTCGCAGCGCAGTGCCAGTGCCGCACTGCGCGCATTGAGTGAGCTCAAAGCTACTGAAGCGACCATCCTCGTTGACGGGGTTGAGAAGAGAATTCCTGCAGAGCAGTTAGCCGTGGGTGACATATTCATTGTCAAGCCAGGTGAGATTATCGCCACCGATGGTGAGGTCGTTAACGGGCAAGCTGCCGTTGATGAGAGCTCACTCACCGGTGAGTCTCTTCCCGTAGATAAAAGTCCAGAAACCGCCGTTACTGGCTCAACAATCGTCTTGGATGGTCGACTCACCGTCCGAGCAACCCAGGTTGGACACAACACCCGGATGGCTCAGCTTGCGACACTTGTTGAGGATGCACAACTACATAAAGCTGCAGTTCAAAAGCTTGCTGACCGAATTTCTGCCGTCTTTGTCCCCATCGTGATCGGTTTGGCAGCGCTCACCATCTTGGGATGGTGGATTGCTGGGGCCCCCGTGACCGTGGGCTTCACGGCAGCTATAGCTGTCTTGGTTATTGCCTGTCCCTGTGCTCTCGGTTTGGCTACACCGGTTGCACTGCTGGTAGGAACCGGACGAGCCGCCCAAATGGGAATCATCATTTCTGGTCCTGATGCGATAGAAAGTTCTGCCCGAATCAAGACAGTTGTCTTGGATAAAACCGGGACCGTCACCACTGGCCAGATGAGTGTCACCAGCATTGAAACAACAGGTTCATCTCAAGAGGTTCTGAGTATCATTGCAGCTCTCGAAACTTATTCGGAACACCCCATTGCTCATGCCATTGTGGCCGCGGCAGAAGGGCTCAAGCTTCCTGAAGTGTCAGGATTTTCCTCTGTGGCAGGCCAGGGTGTCACCGGTGTTATCGAGGGAGTGACAGTTTTTGTGGGAACACAAGACTGGATGGCAGAAAACCAGCTGGTGCTTTCAGAGTCTCAATCCGTTCAGCTGAAGACCGCACAACACACCGGAGCAACCACAGTGTTAGCTGGCTGGGATGGAACTGTGCAGGCCATTGTGGCAGTTGCAGACACCATCAAAGACGATTCTGCTGCAGCGATTACCCGCATCAATCAAATGGGGCTTGAAACAATCCTGTTGACAGGCGATCACGAAGACGCCGCTCACCATATAGCGGCACAGGTCGGTATTTCGCGTGTCATCGCAGGAGCGACCCCAGAGAGCAAGTTGCAGGTTATTGCTGATTTCCAACAGCGTGGCGGAGCAGTGGCCATGATTGGTGACGGCGTCAACGACGCCGCTGCGCTAGCTCAGTCGGATCTTGGCATAGCTATGGGGACAGGAACAGATGTTGCAATCGCCGCAAGCGACATCACGTTGATTCGTGGAACGCTCACTGCTGCCGCAGATGCGCTTTCGCTCTCGCGCAAAACACTGCGGATCATTTACGGAAATCTCTTTTGGGCATTCGCCTATAACGTCGCAGCAATACCGCTGGCAATGCTGGGATTCCTCAATCCCATGCTTGCGGGAGCAGCAATGGCGTTCTCAAGTTTGTTCGTTGTGCTCAATTCACTGCGACTTCGCAGGTTTGCACGTTAG
- a CDS encoding SDR family oxidoreductase: protein MAKKRALVTGATGYIGGRLVPRLLEAGFSVRVLVRIADKLKDVPWRPQVDIVEGNLLDGEIVTEACKNIDVLYYLVHAMGEKGDFESKEITGAHNVARAAKEGGVKRIVYLGGLHPSKGELSKHLRSRAEVGEILLASGVPTVALQAGVIIGSGSTSFEMIRHLTDVLPVMTAPKWVGNLIQPIAVRDVMYYLIKAADLPPSVNRTLDIGGPDVLKYSDMMNGYALEAGMKERAILRLPVLTPYLASQWVNLVTPIPRALAVPIIASLQHDCIMNEHDVDQIIPPPAEGLVPYRRAVHLALGKMQEGDIETSWQNASVYGAPSDPLPSDPEWAGHRVYLDIKERDCAAPVEDLWAIIEGIGGENGWYSLPIAWAARGFADKLVGGVGLRRGRSNPEKLRVGESVDWWRVERIDHGRFLRLRAEMKVPGLAWLELSAEAQPDGSSRYLQRAIFFPRGLGGRLYWLSILPAHGIIFNGMADKITAAAVKRYEKRTAQ from the coding sequence ATGGCAAAAAAACGCGCGCTCGTTACCGGTGCAACCGGATACATCGGTGGACGTTTGGTTCCCAGGCTCCTCGAGGCAGGTTTCTCTGTTCGTGTTCTGGTTCGTATTGCCGACAAACTCAAAGATGTTCCTTGGCGCCCGCAGGTAGACATTGTCGAGGGCAATCTTCTTGATGGAGAGATTGTTACCGAGGCATGCAAGAACATTGACGTCCTCTATTACCTCGTGCATGCCATGGGAGAGAAGGGTGATTTTGAGTCGAAAGAAATCACCGGTGCACACAACGTAGCCCGTGCTGCCAAAGAGGGCGGTGTCAAAAGAATTGTTTACTTGGGTGGATTGCACCCCTCCAAAGGTGAGCTGTCTAAGCACCTGCGCTCTCGAGCTGAGGTGGGAGAAATACTCCTGGCATCAGGAGTTCCCACGGTTGCACTGCAAGCCGGTGTAATTATTGGTTCGGGTTCAACCAGTTTTGAAATGATTCGTCACCTCACGGATGTTCTCCCGGTGATGACGGCACCAAAGTGGGTGGGTAATCTCATTCAGCCAATCGCTGTGCGGGATGTTATGTACTACCTCATCAAGGCAGCCGATTTGCCACCGAGTGTAAACAGGACACTGGATATTGGTGGTCCCGATGTACTGAAGTATTCGGACATGATGAACGGTTACGCCCTCGAAGCAGGTATGAAAGAACGCGCCATTTTGCGCCTTCCTGTGCTCACTCCCTACTTAGCTAGTCAGTGGGTGAACTTGGTTACCCCGATCCCCAGAGCGCTCGCAGTCCCCATCATTGCGTCGCTTCAGCATGACTGCATCATGAATGAGCATGATGTTGACCAGATCATCCCGCCCCCAGCAGAGGGCCTCGTGCCTTACCGTCGAGCTGTGCATCTTGCCCTGGGCAAGATGCAAGAAGGAGACATTGAGACAAGCTGGCAAAACGCTAGTGTCTACGGTGCACCCAGTGACCCCTTACCCTCAGACCCTGAATGGGCTGGTCACCGGGTCTATCTCGACATTAAAGAGCGTGACTGTGCGGCACCAGTAGAAGACTTATGGGCAATCATCGAAGGAATCGGTGGCGAGAACGGCTGGTATTCCCTTCCTATCGCGTGGGCTGCTCGAGGTTTTGCCGACAAGCTCGTTGGCGGTGTCGGTTTGCGACGTGGACGCAGCAACCCAGAAAAACTTCGGGTGGGGGAGTCGGTCGACTGGTGGCGTGTGGAGCGGATCGACCATGGTCGCTTTTTGCGTTTGCGTGCAGAGATGAAAGTTCCTGGATTGGCCTGGCTAGAACTCAGCGCTGAAGCGCAACCAGATGGTTCTTCTCGCTATCTCCAACGCGCCATTTTCTTCCCGCGTGGCTTGGGCGGCAGGCTGTATTGGCTGTCGATTCTGCCTGCACACGGAATCATTTTCAACGGTATGGCAGACAAAATCACCGCAGCGGCAGTCAAAAGATATGAAAAGCGAACTGCTCAATAA
- a CDS encoding alpha/beta fold hydrolase has product MSTLRTPNGIDLEAQGITPDRQLPSRAHRKVVAIDGYDLATIRIDAVGPVRGTAVLVPGYTSNADTFNCILEPLSRRGYNVVSFSQRGQHLSRGPNDVHEYSLQRLGADIHELITAMNLGPRVHLVGHSFGGVVSIEAVLHNPDAFESLTMWNSGPECMGGDIESQRRALLEYGPRAFYLSTRIAAGLDPDADIKGELNVVEQYYYDRLMGTNPAQLEAGITILANQVNKTAQLKATGVPVLVSHGANDDAWPIPMQREMAEELEADYWVIAHAGHSAHADRSHTSAELLATFWDEHLR; this is encoded by the coding sequence ATGAGCACCCTGCGCACCCCAAACGGCATAGATCTTGAAGCACAAGGGATTACTCCTGATCGACAACTGCCTTCACGCGCTCACCGTAAAGTCGTCGCCATAGACGGATATGACTTAGCCACGATTCGAATCGATGCAGTTGGGCCAGTTCGTGGCACCGCTGTCTTAGTACCGGGGTACACCAGTAATGCAGACACCTTCAATTGCATTTTGGAGCCTTTATCCCGACGCGGGTACAACGTTGTTTCTTTTTCACAACGCGGACAACACCTCTCTCGAGGACCCAACGATGTCCATGAGTATTCACTGCAAAGACTTGGCGCAGATATTCACGAGCTCATCACCGCAATGAACTTGGGGCCACGCGTTCACCTCGTGGGCCACAGTTTCGGTGGTGTTGTGTCCATCGAGGCAGTACTTCACAACCCCGATGCTTTTGAAAGCTTGACCATGTGGAACTCTGGCCCTGAATGTATGGGTGGCGATATTGAATCCCAGCGCCGCGCTCTACTGGAATATGGCCCCCGTGCTTTTTATCTCTCCACACGCATTGCTGCCGGCTTAGACCCTGATGCAGATATCAAGGGTGAACTAAACGTAGTTGAGCAGTACTACTACGACCGTTTGATGGGAACCAACCCAGCTCAACTTGAAGCCGGGATCACCATCCTGGCGAACCAAGTCAACAAGACTGCGCAGCTCAAGGCCACCGGCGTTCCCGTGCTGGTCTCCCACGGTGCCAACGATGACGCGTGGCCAATCCCGATGCAACGCGAAATGGCTGAAGAACTTGAGGCTGACTACTGGGTTATCGCACATGCCGGACATTCTGCTCACGCAGATCGTTCCCACACATCTGCCGAGTTACTCGCCACCTTCTGGGACGAACACTTACGCTAA
- a CDS encoding ZIP family metal transporter: MFEWLTAALAGLFAGGMLFVGALVAWYVRVPSKVVVSIMAFGAGVLISALAFDLVGEAITEAGVWPTISGFAVGALIYVFANIWLDYRNARNRRGTGEHPGTGTGIAIGALLDGVPESMVLGLSMVGGQGVSIPILIAVAISNFPEGLSSTAEFKSAGKSARYVFTLWGGIAIAAAVSSLLGFTILADASAETTGFITSLAAGAMLAMVTDTMIPEAFRKAHNYTGLLVTFGFLVSLVIHELV, encoded by the coding sequence ATGTTTGAATGGCTCACCGCCGCGCTCGCCGGTTTATTTGCCGGCGGAATGCTCTTCGTGGGCGCCCTTGTTGCCTGGTATGTCAGGGTGCCGAGCAAGGTCGTTGTGAGCATTATGGCTTTTGGTGCGGGGGTTTTGATTTCTGCACTTGCCTTTGACCTTGTCGGTGAAGCAATAACGGAAGCTGGCGTGTGGCCCACCATTTCTGGCTTTGCCGTGGGTGCACTCATCTACGTATTTGCCAATATTTGGCTTGATTATCGCAATGCACGTAACCGTCGAGGCACAGGAGAACACCCCGGAACAGGCACAGGAATTGCCATAGGTGCGTTGCTTGACGGCGTTCCCGAATCTATGGTCCTTGGACTGTCAATGGTGGGTGGTCAAGGGGTCAGCATCCCTATCCTTATTGCGGTTGCCATATCGAACTTCCCCGAAGGTCTATCCAGCACGGCTGAGTTTAAGTCCGCTGGGAAATCGGCTCGGTATGTTTTTACGTTATGGGGAGGCATTGCGATTGCGGCTGCAGTATCCAGCTTGCTTGGCTTCACAATCTTGGCGGATGCCTCCGCAGAAACAACGGGCTTTATTACCTCACTTGCTGCTGGAGCAATGTTGGCCATGGTTACTGACACCATGATTCCTGAGGCTTTCCGCAAAGCACACAACTACACTGGTTTGCTTGTCACCTTCGGCTTCTTAGTTAGCTTGGTCATTCACGAACTGGTTTAG
- a CDS encoding DEAD/DEAH box helicase — translation MARTGTRRNTLDNSGLIPILARKVREVEAKAQTGKKVGPTNRTKFQVIAFLVREERARVKADTSLTDSARAEQLKRLDGVATILAKTAARDTSLIQLLEVDHATSPVAQKMRRDWLVESGAEINPEDLIITTEVPKPVEEFAPELAEKQVLPQSVKARLKSNPFLEPDFSKVSTGSIPVLRLSNWELLGPLFKSFETGAGGGSACMNMPKVPKFDRYSPPGRELMPHQIRFIESVREGHRTFLLADEPGLGKTAQSLIAASMANAFPLLAIVPNVVKMNWAREVERWIPGRKATVIHGDGTDVDAFADVFIVNYEVLDRHLSWIGQMGFKGMVVDEAHFIKNLTSQRSKHVLALSERIVARTPGHNPLRIALTGTPLINDIDDFRAIWKFLGWIEGEKPSAELTAKLEATGLTPADQGFYAAARETVISMGIVRRRKIDVAKDLPAKRVVDLPVELDDELGNSIKAAEAELAHRLLERYKRLTVSGNFRGSTAELIRMVAQQELDESKGQKTGDNVFTMVRKIGQAKAGLASDYAAQLARSVGKVVFFAKHIDVMDTAERAFAAQGIKSVSIRGDQSTAARQEAIDAFNKDDSVQVAVCSLTAAGVGLNLQASSNVVLAELSWTAAEQTQAIDRVHRIGQEMPVTAWRIIAAQTIDAKIAELIDSKRGLAARALEGEELEPGSQDSIQLDALVHILTRAIESQYA, via the coding sequence GTGGCCCGCACAGGCACTCGTCGTAACACCCTGGATAATTCTGGGTTAATCCCTATCCTCGCTCGCAAGGTTCGTGAAGTTGAGGCTAAGGCACAAACAGGGAAGAAGGTTGGACCAACCAACCGCACCAAGTTTCAAGTCATCGCTTTTCTCGTGCGCGAAGAGCGTGCACGTGTCAAAGCTGACACCAGCCTCACTGATTCAGCACGTGCAGAACAACTCAAACGCCTTGATGGTGTGGCCACCATTTTGGCAAAGACTGCTGCGCGCGACACCTCGCTCATTCAACTACTTGAAGTAGACCACGCCACCAGTCCTGTGGCGCAGAAAATGCGCCGGGACTGGCTTGTTGAATCTGGTGCAGAGATCAACCCTGAAGATCTCATCATTACCACTGAGGTTCCAAAGCCTGTTGAAGAGTTTGCTCCAGAACTTGCAGAGAAGCAGGTCCTTCCTCAGTCTGTGAAAGCTCGCTTGAAATCAAATCCTTTCCTGGAACCTGATTTCAGCAAGGTTTCCACCGGATCTATTCCAGTTCTTCGTTTATCGAACTGGGAATTGTTGGGTCCCTTGTTCAAGTCATTTGAAACAGGTGCAGGTGGGGGTTCTGCCTGCATGAACATGCCCAAGGTTCCCAAATTTGATCGTTACTCGCCTCCCGGGCGTGAACTCATGCCCCACCAGATTCGCTTTATCGAAAGTGTGCGAGAAGGTCACCGTACATTCCTGCTCGCCGATGAGCCTGGTTTGGGAAAGACGGCACAAAGTTTGATTGCTGCCTCCATGGCAAACGCTTTCCCACTGTTGGCCATCGTGCCCAATGTGGTGAAAATGAACTGGGCTCGTGAAGTTGAGCGGTGGATCCCTGGTCGCAAAGCCACTGTGATTCACGGTGATGGTACCGATGTTGATGCTTTTGCAGATGTGTTTATCGTGAACTACGAAGTTCTTGACCGCCACCTATCGTGGATTGGTCAGATGGGCTTCAAAGGAATGGTTGTTGATGAGGCACACTTCATCAAGAACCTAACCTCACAGCGTTCCAAGCACGTGTTGGCTCTGTCAGAGCGCATCGTGGCACGCACTCCTGGCCACAATCCACTGCGCATTGCTCTGACAGGTACGCCTCTGATCAACGATATTGATGACTTCCGGGCTATCTGGAAGTTCCTCGGGTGGATAGAGGGAGAAAAGCCTTCGGCTGAACTCACCGCCAAACTTGAAGCGACAGGTCTCACCCCAGCAGATCAAGGCTTCTATGCTGCAGCACGAGAGACAGTCATCTCCATGGGTATTGTTCGCCGTCGCAAGATTGACGTGGCGAAAGATCTTCCAGCTAAGCGTGTGGTTGATCTCCCTGTTGAACTCGATGATGAGCTGGGTAACTCCATCAAGGCTGCCGAGGCAGAGCTGGCTCACCGTTTGCTTGAGCGTTACAAGCGCTTGACCGTCTCGGGCAACTTCCGTGGCTCAACGGCTGAACTGATCCGCATGGTGGCGCAGCAAGAACTTGATGAGTCCAAGGGACAGAAGACCGGAGATAACGTCTTCACCATGGTTCGCAAGATTGGTCAGGCCAAGGCCGGACTTGCCTCCGACTATGCCGCCCAGCTTGCTCGCTCAGTGGGCAAGGTGGTCTTTTTTGCCAAGCACATCGATGTCATGGACACGGCAGAACGCGCGTTTGCAGCTCAGGGAATTAAATCCGTCTCGATTCGTGGGGACCAGTCCACTGCTGCACGCCAAGAAGCAATTGATGCTTTCAACAAGGATGATTCTGTCCAGGTTGCCGTGTGTTCTCTCACTGCTGCCGGGGTTGGATTGAATCTGCAGGCCTCCTCCAACGTGGTGTTGGCTGAATTGTCGTGGACTGCAGCAGAGCAGACCCAGGCAATAGACCGCGTTCACCGTATTGGTCAAGAAATGCCTGTTACCGCTTGGCGTATCATCGCTGCACAAACAATCGACGCGAAGATCGCAGAACTCATCGATAGCAAGCGCGGCCTCGCGGCCCGCGCGCTGGAGGGCGAAGAGCTTGAGCCTGGTTCACAAGACTCCATTCAGCTTGATGCTCTCGTGCACATCCTGACACGTGCAATCGAATCTCAATACGCATAG
- a CDS encoding multidrug efflux SMR transporter, with amino-acid sequence MVVAYLLLALAIVSEVIGTISLKMSEGFTKLVPTIFVIVGYLGAFIALGLGLSKGLSMGVAYGIWAGCGTALVAIMGIFLFKETINVWGFIGLALIIVGVVMLEMGSSHS; translated from the coding sequence ATGGTTGTTGCGTATCTTTTACTCGCCCTTGCCATCGTCAGCGAAGTGATTGGCACTATTTCGCTGAAAATGAGTGAAGGTTTTACCAAGCTTGTGCCCACCATTTTCGTCATCGTGGGATATCTGGGCGCATTTATTGCACTGGGGTTGGGGCTCTCCAAAGGTCTCAGCATGGGTGTGGCCTATGGCATCTGGGCAGGATGTGGCACTGCTCTCGTTGCCATCATGGGAATCTTTTTGTTCAAGGAAACCATCAATGTCTGGGGTTTCATTGGGCTTGCGCTTATCATCGTCGGAGTCGTCATGTTGGAAATGGGAAGTTCGCACAGCTAA
- a CDS encoding DUF6804 family protein, translating into MAKKSAEPELIRPGIVPGLAGVIAMFIGMGVYGTDWYITVLFVVSILAAILAVFSWQSINSKRWLFTPLFVAIAIYWNPVYRLTDGITPGIQWWMLLQVAAAAVFFLGGFMIKTPSGK; encoded by the coding sequence ATGGCAAAAAAGTCTGCTGAGCCTGAGCTCATTCGCCCGGGAATAGTTCCCGGTTTAGCCGGAGTCATCGCCATGTTTATTGGCATGGGGGTTTACGGAACAGATTGGTACATCACCGTGCTTTTTGTGGTGAGTATTTTGGCAGCAATATTGGCCGTATTCTCGTGGCAGTCCATCAATAGCAAACGCTGGCTGTTCACGCCCCTTTTTGTTGCCATCGCCATCTATTGGAATCCGGTCTACCGTCTCACGGACGGCATCACTCCAGGAATTCAGTGGTGGATGCTTCTCCAGGTTGCTGCGGCTGCCGTGTTCTTTCTCGGTGGCTTCATGATCAAGACACCTTCAGGGAAGTAG